The Sorangiineae bacterium MSr11954 DNA segment CGATTACGAGACGTTCTTCTCGGCATTGTTGCGCGGTCACGATGCTCGAATTCCCTATCGCTGGCGCGCGCTCACCTTTCGCTTCTTTCGTTCGGTAAGGGCGCGTACGCCATCCGCTTATGCGAGTGGGTGGACCATCGCGTACAACCTTTCAGGCTCGCTCAATACCAGCGACGACTCGGTTCGCGAAACGCTCTTTCACGAGATATTTCACTTGAACGACGCTGCGCACAACGACTGGTCTCACCGCGCGTTGAAAGAAACGTACGATGCCATTCTCGCTCGCTGCAAAACGTCGACCGGATGCCTCGCTCCCTTTTCTCCCGGCTCGACCAAGGTTCGAGGTGGCACGTACTACGCCTTTCAACCCGGCAATGACGTGGGCGAATATGCAGCAGAGTTGGCCATTCGCTATTATCGCGAACAGCGAGGAGCACTTTCGTCAAGGCCGAACGCGACGCCGCCGTTCAAGTGCATGCGGCCGGAGAATGCTCGCGTGTGGGCCGCCCTCGTGCACGAGTTCTTCGATGGCATCGATCACGTTGCCGCGTGTCCATGACCGCGTAGATGCACGGGCGCGACATCGCACGTGAGCATCTCGTCCGGCGCGGCTCGGAGGTCGGAGAACGGGCACGAGCGGCTCACACGGCGACGCACAGTCCCGAAAGTTCGAGCCCTCTCCGCACCCGTCACGAAATACAATCGGCTCGTATATCGCAACAGTTGGTGTCCAAAGCCTCTCACGCAACGCTTTGCGAGGAACGTTGGACGAACATGCCTCGATCCATTGGCGGGCATCGCCAAGCCAACGGGCGCCGAGGCCCCTCGTTCGGCGCCTCGCCGAGGAAAACAGGCCCGGTCCAGCTCGCAACACGTGCATATCTCATGGCGCTCCTAGTCCCCGAGCGCGCTCCCTGAGCTCCGCGCCCCGCGCCCGACGAGCGCAACCGTTTCCGTCTTTGTCGTCATTTGGCCTTCGCCGGCACACCGAAATGGCGAGTTCCGACCATGAGCAGTGCTTGCTGCATCCCTTTGAGGTACATGGCAAGCTGACATGACGACTCATCCGGACCCCGCACACCTCCAGGCCTTGCTCGACATGCACCGCGTGGTCGACGGCATCGTGGAGGAGGGACTCGTTCACCGGCGCAACCTGGCCGAGGTCATGGATCGGCTCCTGCCCGAGGTTTGCCGCACGATCGGCGCAAAGGGCGCCTTCGTCGAGAGCTACGGCGAGGACCTCGGGCTTCGCTGGTTCGGATCCCCCGCCAACCTGTCGCTCTTTCGGCGCCCGGAGTACCAGGACATCCGCACGCGGGCGGGGAGCGCGCAGCGCGAGGTGGTGGTGCAGCCCATCGAGGAGCTCCTGGTGGTGGCGCGCCCGCTCGACGTGGCCGGCGCCTGGTTCGGCACCGCGGGGTTGATCTTCGAGGCCGGAGAGACGCGCACGCACGTGCAGCTGATCGAGCTGGTCGAGATGATGTGCGAGGAGCTCGACAACTACCTCTATGCCATTCGCGCCTCGCGCGAGAAGCATCGCATCATGATGGACCTGGGCCTCGCGCTCCGGCATCGGGTGCTCGGTGAAGGCCTCGGCCAAGCCATCGCGGTGCTGGGCAGCGCGGTGCCGCTCGATCGCGTGCTCCTCGTCTATGTGGCCGAGGAAGACACGGAGTCGATGCTGCACGTGCAGCTCTACGAGGGCGGCGAAATCAAGGTCGATACGATGATGGGCATCGCCGACGGCGACGTCGATGTGCTCTGCCGCGAAGGGAGCGACTACCTCTACGGGCGAAGCCACGCGTTGCTCGAGCGATTCGGCTTCGTCGATGCGCGCGAGGAGGTGCTCATCAATGGGGTGACCAAGCGCGTGGTGGTGGGCAAGATGCTCGTGACCTCCAAGAACGGCGCGTTCAACACCTACGATCGCGAGCTGCTCGGGAGCTTCGCGGGGTTCATCCGCCAGCGCGTGGTCGACTTCAACAAAGAGTGGCGCCATCTGGCGGCCGCCTTCCGCCCGGCGGACGTGGCGCGATTGCTCCAAAGTGACGACTACGAACAACGCTTCCTCCAGCCGCGCGAGGAAGACGTGGCGATGCTCTATGTGGATATCGCAGGTTTCACCCGACTCTCGGAGACGGTGCTGCGCTCGCCCAGCGCCGTGGCGCAGCTCGTGGAGGGCTGGAGCAAAGAGGCCGTCAATCTGGTGTGGGAGCACGGCGGTGTCTTCGACAAGATGGTCGGCGATTGCATCATCGCCTTGTTCGGTCCCCCGTTCTACGAGAGCGCGCCGGGCGATCGCCTCGCCTCCGCCCTTCGCTGCGCGGTCGCCGTTCGCGAGATGACGCGCATGCTCCCCCAGCGCCCCGAGTTCGCCAAGCTGCGCGAACAAGGCCTGAGCGTCGCCACCGGTGTAAACCTCGCGCCGCTGTTCGTCGGTACCTTTGGCCCGAACAACAACTTCACGGGCTTCTCCAGCGGCATGAACAACACCGCGCGCTTGCAGGGGTGCGCCGTTCGCGACGAGATCCTCGTCATGGCCGACGCCATCGCCAAGCTCCCCCGCGACTCCGAATTCCACTTCGGCGAAGAGCGGAACGCAACTGTGAAAAATGTTGCAGCGCCGCTGCGCTTTCGCGCGCTCGAGTAGGTCGACTTCGCCTACCCTACGCGCAGGAAACGAACGGGCCGATGTGTTACTCGGGCAACGATTCCGAGCACCGTGAGAGCACCCAACCAGGAGCAGCAGGAGTGAGCGAGCCTCGATTTTACTTCGTCGTAGTGGACATCGATCCGACCCTCGCGGAGGACGCAGGGGTGCTCTTCTTCGAGCTCGGCGCCACCGGGGTCGAAGAGCGCGATCAGACCACGTTGGTCAAGGGCCCCTCGGGCAAGACGTCCCTGGTCGCCAGCTTCAACTCGCGCGAGGAGGCGGAGTCCGCGCGCGATCAAGTCGATGCGAGCTGGTCGCCGCGGATCGAAGAGCTGGTGGGCGACGCCTGGCGCGACGCTTGGAAAGAGCACTTTCGTCCGTTCGAGATCACACCGGGGATCGTGGTCTGTCCCCCGTGGGAGAAGTACGCGGGCAGCGCCCGATACGTCCTCGAGCTCGAGCCGGGCCGCGCCTTCGGAACGGGTCTCCACGAGACCACGTCCTTGGTCGCAGGCGTGCTCTCCGATCACCGCGACACCTACCGCGACGGCCATGTGCTCGACGTGGGATGCGGAAGCGGCATCCTCGCCTTGCTCGCCCTGCTCCTGGGCGCGGCGGACGCGCGCGCCATCGACAACGATCCGGACGTGATCGACGTCGCCCGCGAGAACGCGGAGCGAAACCATCTCGAGGCGCGGTTGACCGTCGACACCACCCCGGTGGAGCAGATCACGTCCGAGTACGACATGGTCCTCGCCAACATCGAGGCCGACGTGCTCATCGCCCTGGCCGCGCCGATTTCCAAGTGCGTCAAGCCGGGCAAGCTGCTCGTGCTCTCCGGCGTGCTGGCGACCCAGCACGATCGCGTGCGCGCGGCCTATTCCGATTTCGAGGCGCCAGAAGCCGCCCAGGTGGGCACGGGCGTGCGGGCGCGCGGTGAGTGGGTCGCCTTGGTCCTCCGGCGGCCGCTCGGCTCGGGATAAGCGGGGCGCGCGTTGGCCACACGGGTGCGAGCGCCCATCGAGGGATTGCACGAGGGGCTTTGCACCGCCAGCGAGGCCACCGCGCACTACCTCACCCGCGTGCTTCGCCTGGGGGTAGGCGCGGCCTTCGTCGCCTTCGATCCCGAGACGTCGCGCGAGGCCGACGCATCGATCGTGGCCATTTCCGGGAAGGTGCAGCTCGAAATCCAAGGGCTGCGCCCGGCGCGGGTGGTCGCCCGGCGCGCGGTCACCTTCGTCCAAGGCCTCGCCAAGGGCGACAAATGCGACGCGGTGGTGCGCGACGCCACGGAGCTCGGCGTCACCCACGTCATCATCGCCGCCTGCGCGCGCAGCGTCGTGCAGCTTCAAGGCCCGCGCCGCGACGCGCGCGTGGAGCGCTGGCTCCGCATCGCCCGCGAGGCCGCCCGCCAATGCGGCCGCTCGGATCCACCGCGCGTGGAGCTTCTCCCGTGGGACGACGCCATGACGCGCACCGCTCCCGACGCGCGGCGCTTTTGCCTGCACGTCCGCGAGAGCGCGCCGCTCGGCCCCGCGCTCCTGGCGGCCCTCGAAGACGAAAATGCGCCCGTGGCCTTCGCGGCAGGCCCCGAGGGCGGGTTGACCGCCGAGGAGATCGCCTTTGCCTCGGACCAAGGCTGGCAGCTCGTCTCGCTCGGCGACTTGGTTTTGCGCACGGAGACCGCGGCGGCGGCCGTCCTCGGTGCGCTCCGGGTCTTCGAGGGCGGCTAGCGCCACGCCGATACGGCGCACGCCAATACGGCACCGCAGCGCGAAATTTTCACCCCACCGCGTACGAAGGAGTGCGCTATGGATGTGCGTTCTTGGCGAAGCATGCGCCTTCTTGCTCGACCCTCGTGGGGGGCCCTCTGTCTGACGGTGGCCGCCTGCGGCGGGGCGCCCTCCAAAACCGCGGCCGAAGCACCGCCGAACACCGCTTCGAGCGAAGCGCCGCTCACCCCCGTCATCCAAGCGGAGCTGAGCGACCCCGCGAGCATCGTCGCGGCGTTACGTGAACATTATACGAAGTATGAATACCGAATCCCCATGCGGGACGGCGTTCGCCTTTTTACGATGGCGTACGTCCCGAAGGATCGTTCGCGAACGTACCCCATCCTCATGACGCGCACCCCCTATGGGGTCGCGCCCTATGGCCCCGACGCCTATGTGGACGAGAAGAAGCCCGGCTTTTTGTTGCACTCCATCGCCATGTACCTCCGCTCGGGGTACATCTTGGTCCAGCAGGACGTGCGCGGCTGCTACATGTCCGAGGGCGACTTCGTCAACGTACGCCCGCACGCCACGGTCAAGGGTGGGGTCGACGAGAGCACCGATGCGTACGACACCATCGACTGGCTGGTGAAGAACGTACCGGCCAACAGCGGCAAGGTGGGGGTGCGCGGCGGCTCGTACCAGGCGATCGAGTTCCCGTTCGTTCAGCGGTATTTGAAGGGCGCGGCGATCCCTCCCCCGCCGGAGGCGTGGGTGTTCGAGACGGGCACGAACGAGTGGCATTCGTACCCATCGTGGCCTCCGGCGGGCGTGAAACCGGTGTTCGTATCGTTTCATGCGGGGGGCAAGCTCGCCGCCTCCGCCGTCGGCGCGAAGGAAGACGAAGCGGGCTTCGATGCTTATGTGAGCGATCCCCACAAGCCCGTGCCGTACCGCGCCAAATCCGGGGTCGCCGTCGATCAAGATTACATGACCGACGACCAGCGCTTCGCCGCGCGGCGGACCGATGTGCTCACGTATGACATGGCGACCTTGGAGAACGACGTCACGATCGCCGGCCCCATCGAAGCGAGCCTCTGGGTGTCGACCACGGGCACCGACGCCGATTTCGTCGTCAAGGTGATCGACGTTTATCCCTCCGAGCACCCCGATCCGGTGCCCAACCCCGCCGGGGTCCACATGGGCGGGTACCAGCAGCTCGTGCGCGCCGAAATCATGCGCGGCAAGTTTCGAAATAGCTTCGAAAAGCCGGTCCCCTTCGAGCCCGGCGAGCCCGCCTTGGTCCGCTTTACGTTGCCGGACACGTTCCACACCTTTCGCGCGGGGCATCGCATCATGGTGCAGGTGCAGAGCAGCTGGTTCCCCCTCGCCGACCGCAACCCGCAAACCTTCACCGACATTTACCGCGCCACCGATTCGGATTTTCACACCGAGACCCACCGCATCCATCGAACGGCGGCCATGCCCTCCGGGATCACGATGGGCGTCCTGCGGGGAAAGATTTGACCATGCGTTCTCTCCTCTCGCGAGCTCGTAAATGCCTCCCCGTGCTAGCGGCACTGGGCCTCGCCGCGTGCGCGGTGGGCGCGCCCGTCCCCGAGGCCATCGCGCAGCCTCGCAAGTCAGCGGCCCCATCGAACCCCGATTCGCCGCTGATCGCCGCCGAGATCAAGGACGACGACGTCGAGATCGCGGCCGCCTTGCGCGAGCACTATACGAAGTACGAATACCGCGTCCCCGTGCGGGACGGCGTGCGCCTCTTTACGACGGTGTACATTCCCAAGGACGCATCGCGGACGTACCCGATGCTCATGCTGCGCACGCCCTACGGCGCGATCGCGCACTACGGGGTGGACCATTTCCCGGACGGGAGCGAGCGAGGGCTGCGCGGCTATCGGAATTACATCCGTGAGGGATACATCCTCGTCTCGCAAGACGTTCGCGGGCGCTACATGTCCGAGGGGACATTCGTGGAGATGCGCCCGCACGTGATCGCGAAGACGAAGGGCGCGATCGACGAGAGCACCGACACGTACGACAGCATCGATTGGCTCGTCAAGAACGTGCCCTCGAACAATGGCAAGGTTGGCCTATGGGGCGTTTCGTACCCCGGGTTTTACGCGGCCGCGGGGATGATCGACGCGCACCCCGCGTTGAAGGCCGTCTCGCCGCAGGCGCCCATCAGCGATAGCTTTACGGGCGACGATATCTTTCACAATGGCGCGTTCTTCGCGGCGAACACCATCGGCTTCGCCGCGGCCTTCGGAAAAGCGCGGCCCAAGCCCGTCAAGACGAGCGCGCACGATTGGGAGGGGCTCGATTACGAGGGCGCCGACATTTACGACTTTTATCTTGCGCTCGGGCCCTTGTCGAATGTCAACGCGCGGCACTTCGAGAACAAGATCGCCTCGTGGAACGATATCGTGCAGCACAATGTCCGAGACGACTTTTGGAAGGCGTCCGATCCGCGACCGCATTACAAGAACGTGAAGCCGGCCGTCATGACGGTCGGTGGATGGTTCGACGCGGAAGATCTCTTCGGCGCGCTGGAAACGTATCGGGCCGTGGAGCGCCAGAGCCCCGGAACGACCAATACGTTGGTCATGGGACCGTGGCGCCATGGGGGTTGGTGGTACATGGACGGCGACAAGCTCGGCGACGTCTCGTTTGGCGCCAAAACGGGAAATTTTTATCGCGACCACATCGAGTTTCCATTTTTTCAGCGGCACCTCAAAGGCAAACAGGTGCCGCCCCCGCCCGAGGCTTGGGTGTTCGAAACGGGCGCCAATGTTTGGCAGCGCTACGCCAGCTGGCCGCCGCCCGAGGCCAAGCCGACATTCCTCGCATTTCATACGGGCGGCAAGCTGTCGGCGGCGGCCGTGGGGGCATCGGAGGACCTCGCCGGCTTCGACGCCTACATCAGCGATCCGGCGAAGCCGGTGCCCTATCGGGATCGGCTCGAGGACCGCGTCAACGAAAACTACATGATCGAGGACCAGCGCTTTGCGTCGCGGCGGCCCGATGTCCTCACCTATTCGAGCGGCGTGCTCGAGGGCGACGTGACCCTCGCGGGCCCCATCGAGGCCGACCTCTGGGTCTCCACCACGGGGACCGACGCCGACTTCATCGTGAAGTTGGTCGACGTCTATCCGCAGGATTTCCCCGATCCCTCGCCCAACCCGACGGGCGTACGCATGGGCGGCTACCAGCAGCTGGTGCGCGGCGAGGTGATACGTGGCAAGTTCCGAAATAGCCTGGAGAAACCGGAGCCGTTCAAGCCGGGCGAGCCCGCACGGGTGCGCTTTTCCATCCCCGACGCGTTTCATACCTTCCGCTCGGGCCACCGCATTCTGGTGCAGGTCCAAAGCAGCTGGTTTCCGCTGGTCGATCGGAACCCGCAGACCTTCACCGACATTTTCCGCGCGAACCAGGCCGATTTTCGGGCGGCCACCCATCGCATCTACCGAACGCCGCAAATGCCGTCCGGCATCAAGGTGGGTCTCATGCGGGGGAAGCTTCAGTAGCGCGCGGGCGCGCGGTGGCACGGCCCTTCTTTGGAAACTGGCTCTTCTCATCCGCCAAGAACGCCCTATTTTGCGGCCATGACGATTCGTGTAACCATCGCAGGTGCAACGGGGAAGGTCGGGGGGCCGCTCGCCAAGGCCGTGGCGCAATCGGGTGATCTCGAGCTCGTGGGCGCGGTCGCGCGCGCAAACACGGGCAAGCGCCTGGGTGACGTGATCGGCGCCGCGGGAGTCGACGTGGTCATTCGCGGGACGGCGGCGGAGGCGCTCGCGGTGCCGTGCGACGTGTTCGTCGATTACACGCGCGCCGACGCCGTGAAGGCGCACGTCCTCACCGCGCTGGAGCATGGCGCGCACGTGGTCATTGGCTCCTCCGGGCTCTCCGACGCGGACTACGCCGAGCTCGACGCGATTGCAAAGCAGAAGGACCTGGGCGTGTTCGCGGCCGGGAACTATGCGATCACGGCGGTGCTGCTGCAGCGCTTTGCGCGCCTCGCCGCCGCGGAGATCCCGTCGTGGGAGATCATCGATTACAGCTACGAGAAGAAGGTCGACGCGCCCAGCGGTACGGCGCGGGAGCTGGCCAATCAGCTCGCCGCGGTGCGGGCGCCCAGCTACCACGTGCCGGTGAGCTCCACCGTCGGAGCCCGCGACGCGCGCGGCGCCACCATCGCGCACACGCAGGTTCACTCGGTGCGGCTGCCGGGGTACACGTCGTCGGTCGAGGTGGTGTTCGGCGTGGGGAGCGAGCGGCTCTCCATTCGCCATGACTCGCTCGATCCGGCCGGCCCCTACGTGGGGGGAACCTTGCTGGCCATCCGCAAGGTCTCCGCGCTTCGGGGTGTGGTTCGCGGGCTCGACCGGCTCCTCGGCACATGAGGACGATCGCCTTCACCCTTTGCCTCTTCACCGCCGCCTGCGGCGCGGCGTCGCCCAGCGCGGTGGCCGAGCCCCGAAAGGCGGAGTCGGCGGAGAGCCCGCTCATCGCCGCGCAGCTCGCGGACAATACGGACATCGCCCGCGCGCTGCGCGAGCACTATACGAAGTACGATTACCTCGTTCCCATGCGGGACGGTGTGCGTCTGTACACGACCTTCTATGTGCCGAAGGACAAATCGCGGACGTATCCGATTCTTTTGAAGCGCACGCCTTACGCCGTAAAGCCTTACGGCTCGGATCATTACCCCAACGCCGACGAGCCGCGGCTCATGGAGGGCATCGCGCCCTCGGTGCACTTCCTGCGCGAAGGGTACATCCTGGTCCGCCAAGACGTGCGCGGACGCTTCATGTCCGAGGGCACCTTCGTGGACGTGCGCCCGCGCGCCACCAAGAAAGGCGAAATCGACGAGAGCACGGACACGTACGACACCATCGATTGGCTGGTGAAGAACGTACCGTCGAACAACGGCAAGGCCGGGCTCTGGGGGATCTCGTACCCCGGCTTCTACGCCGCGCAAGGCGCGATCGACGCGCACCCGGCGCTGAAAGCCATTTCGCCCCAGGCGCCCGTCACCGAGTGGTTCATTGGAGACGATTGGCACCACCAGGGCGCGTTCATGCTCGGCGATGCGTTCGACTTCTATGTCAACTTCGGAAAATCGCGCCCCAAGCCCACCAAGAAAGTGGTGCCTTGGTTCGATTACGACTCCGGCGATATTTATGAGTTCTTTCTGGCGCTCGGCCCGCTCTCCAATGCCAATACGCGCTACTTGGAAAACCAAGTCTCCTTCTGGAACGACTTGATGCAGCACGGCACGCGCGACGACTTCTGGAAGGCGCGCGATCCCCGGCCGCACTACAAGAACGTGAGGCCGGCCATCATGACCGTCGGCGGCTGGTTCGACGCCGAAGACGCCTTTGGCGCGCTGGAGACATACCGCACCTTCGAGCGCCAGAACCCGGGCGCGAACAATACGCTGGTGATGGGGCCTTGGAGCCATGGCGGGTGGGCCCGCATGGATGGCGATCGTCTGGGCGATATCGGCTTCGGGGCGAAGCAATCGCTCTTTTACCGCGAGCAAATCGAGTTTCCGTTCTTCCAGCGCTACCTCAAAGGCAAATCGGTGGCGCCGCCGCCCGAGGCTTGGGCCTTCGAAACGGGCACCAACACGTGGCAGCGCTTCGCGGCGTGGCCGCCGGCGGAGGCGAAGCCGGTTTTCATTTCGTTCCAAGACGGCGGCAAGCTCTCCGCGTCGCCCGCCGCCGCGGCTACCGGCACGGGCGCTGCGGGGGCGCGCGCGAACGCGGCCGGTGCGGCCAATGCGACGGAGCTGTTCGACGCATACGTGAGCGATCCGGCGAAGCCGGTACCGTACCGCGATCGGGTGTCGAGCCGGATCGATCACGATTACGTGGTCGAGGATCAGCGCTTTGCTTCGCGCAGGCCCGACGTGCTCACCTATTCGACCGGCGTGCTCGAAGGCGATGTCACCTTGGTGGGCCCCATCGAGGCCAGCCTCTGGGTCTCCACCACGGGGACCGACGCCGACTTCGTCGTCAAGCTCATCGACGTATACCCCTCGGACTACCCCGATCCCACGCCCAACCCCACCGGCGTGCACATGGGCGGATACCAGCAGCTGGTGCGCGGTGAAGTGATGCGCGGCAAGTTCCGAAACAGCTACGAGAACCCCGCGCCGTTCAAGCCGGGCGAGCCGACCCTCGTTCGCTTCACCACCCCCGACACGTTCCACACGTTCCGGGCCGGCCACCGCATCATGGTGCAAGTGCAGAGCAGCTGGTTCCCCCTGGTCGATCGCAACCCGCAGACGTTCACCGATATCTACCGCGCCACCGAGGCCGACTTCCGCGCGGCCACCCACCGCGTCTACCGGGCGCCGGCGATGCCTTCGGGGATCAAGGTGGGCCTCTTGCGCGGAAAGCTCTGACCGAGCGTTTCAGGCATCTCGGAGGGCGGCTCCTCGCGAGCGGGGCGCCCTCCTGCTACCTTTGACGCGGTATGCTGGAGCGGATTGCACTTCATCAGACGCGGCTGCGAACCCCCGGGCTCGGGCTCGATGCCAAGGGGGTCGCGCTCGGCGCCAAAGGGCTCGTGCTGCTGGCGTCGATCGATCGCCTGGTGGCATTGCTTGCAGTCTACACGCAAGAGTACTCGCTCGAGGATTTGATGCCCAGCCTCGAGATTCAGCTGGTGCGCTCCAAGCTGGGGACGCGGGAGCTGACCCTGTCGTTCGCCGCCGAGTCCAGCGACCGCATGGATCGCATGGCGGAGACGGCGCGGCTCACGGGCGGGTTCATCTTCACGGGGACCAGCCGGCACTTCGTGCAGTACCGCGACGCGGCGGCCCCCTTTGGGTACGATACGTCGCAGCTCTTGGCGACGGACGCGGCGCTGTCGCTCTACCACGACCGGTTCTCGCAGGTGTACGAGGTGGAGCGCACCATCGAGCTGCGCGCGCTGCTGCTCCGGCTGATGCCGCACGTCGATCCCACGACCAACACCACGCCGGGATCGCGCTTCTTGGTCGCCGAGCCGGGGCTGGGGCCCGCGCTCATTCACTACTTGGTGCGCTCGCGCGTCGACGGCGAGGTCGCCGTGGGCGAGTGGCCGCCGGCGAGCGCGTTCGACGATGGGCCCATCCGGCGCACCATCGTGCGGGTGCCGGATCTGCCCGAGCGCATGCGGCCCTTGATGCAGACCACCCCGGGGATCACCACGTTCTTTCCCGTGGGGCCCGGGGTGGCGGTGGAGGCCGGGTATCGGCACCCGGTGCAGCTTCGGGCGTGCCCGGTGTTCGATCCCAAGGGCCTGGTGCTGCTCCGCGGGCGCGATCGCGAGCCGTGGGTGCTGCCGCGCATGCCGCAGATGGGGGATCTGCGCGTCTTTGCGCGCATCGAGCTGCGCTCGGATCCGAAGGCGGAGGGCTCGTTGGCCGAGGCGCTGCGAAAGGCGGAGTCGGTGCGCGTGCCCTTGCGGGTCACGCCCTCGACCGCGCCCTGGCGAAGCGTGACCGCCACGTGGATCAAGGACGCGGAGATCCCGCTCCTGCGCCGGCTCTCGTACGCGCTCCCCCGGGAGACGATTCAAAAGACGAGCATCGCGATCACCGCGCGCGGCGCGTTCTTGCGCGCGCCGCTGGGGATCGAGGCCATTCCGCTCGGCACGTTCTTCGTGGAGATTCATCCGAACCTGTACATCCCGGCGGGCTACGACGTAACGCCGGCCGTGGCGCCGGAGGTGCTGTATCGGGCGCTGGGCGCGTCGTCGTCGCAGGTGCTGTTCGTCACGCCGGACGAGGCGGCGCTCGCCATCGAGTCGTCGGCGTTCACCTCGCTGGAGATGGCGCTCATCGAGGCAAAGCCTTGGGAGCCGCTGGTGGCCGAGGCCATCGAGTCGGCCCTGGACGAGGCGCCGATCGATCTGCGGATCGCGCCGCTCGGAACGTTCCCCATGAGCGGCGTGGAGCCTCCGCCAAAGCGCGAGGCCCCCAAGGGCCCGGGCGCGTCGGGCGCGCCGTCGGGGGAGTCGTAGCCGGTGGCGACGCTCGATCTCGGGACCATCGCCGAGCAGCTCTTCGTCGACTTCATGGCGCCGCTCGTGCTGGGCGGGGAGATGCGGCCGGGGAAGCCCATCGGGGGCCGCGCGGCGCTGCAGATCGGCGTCGAGCGCCTGGTGGCGGACACCGATCGGCAAAGGCTCGTGCAGCTTACACGCATTCGGTACGCGCGCAGGCTCTGGCCGGTCGACCGGCTCGCGGACGCGACGC contains these protein-coding regions:
- a CDS encoding CocE/NonD family hydrolase produces the protein MRTIAFTLCLFTAACGAASPSAVAEPRKAESAESPLIAAQLADNTDIARALREHYTKYDYLVPMRDGVRLYTTFYVPKDKSRTYPILLKRTPYAVKPYGSDHYPNADEPRLMEGIAPSVHFLREGYILVRQDVRGRFMSEGTFVDVRPRATKKGEIDESTDTYDTIDWLVKNVPSNNGKAGLWGISYPGFYAAQGAIDAHPALKAISPQAPVTEWFIGDDWHHQGAFMLGDAFDFYVNFGKSRPKPTKKVVPWFDYDSGDIYEFFLALGPLSNANTRYLENQVSFWNDLMQHGTRDDFWKARDPRPHYKNVRPAIMTVGGWFDAEDAFGALETYRTFERQNPGANNTLVMGPWSHGGWARMDGDRLGDIGFGAKQSLFYREQIEFPFFQRYLKGKSVAPPPEAWAFETGTNTWQRFAAWPPAEAKPVFISFQDGGKLSASPAAAATGTGAAGARANAAGAANATELFDAYVSDPAKPVPYRDRVSSRIDHDYVVEDQRFASRRPDVLTYSTGVLEGDVTLVGPIEASLWVSTTGTDADFVVKLIDVYPSDYPDPTPNPTGVHMGGYQQLVRGEVMRGKFRNSYENPAPFKPGEPTLVRFTTPDTFHTFRAGHRIMVQVQSSWFPLVDRNPQTFTDIYRATEADFRAATHRVYRAPAMPSGIKVGLLRGKL